Genomic window (Leptotrichia sp. oral taxon 212):
TTTTTCAGTGCTATTTCCAGTTCTCCCTCATATCTTAAATATTTACTGTTACTTATAAGGATATCACCTTTTTTTATAGGAATATCTGATGATATTTTTTCTATGTCAATACTGTATCCCGCAAGTTCTTCCTTTATATATTCACAGAAATCCTTTCTGGTTTCTCCTATATTTCCACCTGCAGTGGCTCTTACGACATGTTCAGAAGAATCTATCCTGTCCTGAAAAACCTTATCTGTAAGTATATCATGTTCATTTCTTAAAGGAATTGCTCCTTTACTGAAATAACCAAATTCCTTCCAGTTTTCATCTGATAAATTTATATCTCCTACCAGAATTACATCTGTACTTAGGGATAGCAGGTCAAGACACGATGTAAGAAACCTCATATTCCGATGTTCCTCCACTGTGGGAAGTCCTTCATATATAGGTCCTCTAAGTTCGTCTCCCTTTACAAAAGCCATTGTTCTTATCCCATATTTTTTATATTTCAAATTCTGTTCCAGCAAATATTTTTTTGAAATACCTGTAAACCTTTTCGGATAAAAATTATGCAGGCTTAACATATTGGAAAATTTAGCATGTTTCAGTTTCATATACTCCAGTTCTTCCTCTATCAATGTACTTGCATTAAGAACTATTTTATTTTTTTCTGAAAGATTTAAAATTTCATCAACAGTAAATCCGTCGTCAATACGAAGATATACATTTTCTGAATTTAAATTTGCAATATCTTTAGTTGTGCTGTTTATATCGACTATAAGATTTAAATTATGTTCAGTACAGAGCCTGATTATTTTTTCAAGCTCCGACTGTTTATCAACTTTTTCTTCAGATATATTAAGGGATGTAAAAACATACTTTGCCCCTGATTTTACAGCCTTTTCTATAATTTTTTCATTTTTTTCTTTTCCTGTGCTTAAATAAACTGAAAATCCTGTTTCAAATTTTTTTTTCATATTTTCTTTCCTATCCTGTCTATATTGATGCCTTCAATCTGATTTATATGTATCCTTCAATTTACAATTTTATTTTCCTGAACTCATTTTTTCCAGTTCTTCCTTCATCTGAACATACTCAGAAGGCAATTTTCCTGTTCTTTTGTTTAAAAGATTTATAAGTTCAACTGTATCCCTTATGTCTGCAGAATTTTTATAATTAGAATCTGTTTTTATAAGATTGAATTTTCCTTTTATCATATCTTCAAGAATACTGTTCATTCTTAAATTAGTATCTTTTTTACTGTTCATATTAGAAAAAGCATCTATTATTATGGAGCTTATTACACCGTAATTAGTAGTATAATAGTGATTTCCATAAAAATCATTAGGTTTTTTTGATGGATCTATAACCCTTGAATTTTTTGCGTTTGTCAGGAGAACAATGACCAGATTCTGTGAAGGTTCTATTACAGTAAGTGTTCCTGTCCATCCTGTATGCCCTACCGTTTCTCTCGAAGCCAGCCCTGAAAATGCCCATTTGTAAATGAAATCTCCCTGTCTTCTCCATCCTAAACCGTAACTGGCATTTATATCCTTAGGTTTTATAAAATTGTCCAGTGTTGTTTTATCAAAAAATTTAATATCATCATAGCCACCTTCATTTATAATCACCTGTGCAAGTTTTGCCACTTCGTAGGCATTTGAAAACAGACCTGCATGACCTGACACTCCCTGCATGGAATAATAGGCCTTCTCATCATGCACTTCTCCCTGAATAGTATATTTTCTAGCATTTATAAAATCTATTGTATTATCCCTTGTATTACCATTTAATTCAGTTGCTGCCGTCTCATTTTTACTGACACCATTCTTTAAAGGATTAAACATAGTTCTTTTTAAATTCAGTTTATTATAGAAGTTTTCCTTCATATAAGTATCTAAGTCCTGTGAAGTAACCTTTTCTATTATTAGTCCTAAAAGCATATAATCCACATCTGAGTATTTCGTAGAAGTTTTAGGCTCATATGCCAGAGGAGTTTTCATAATGGCATCCTTTACTTTTTCCTTACCTATTGCATATAAATCATTTTTCCCGTTAGGAATTCCGTCATCCTTATCATATTTATCGTTAAAATATTGCGGATCAGGTGGAAATCCTGCCTGATGCTTTAAAAGATCGCTTACTTGAACTTTTTCCTTCCCGTTTCCTTTAAATTCCGGATAAAACTTATGTACATAGTCATCCAGATTCAGTTTCTTTTCTGATACAAGTTTCATTATTGCATAATTTACAGAATACATTTTCGTATTGCTGGCCAGATCGTATACAGTATTATCAGTGACTTTAACTTTATCCTTTATTTCAGTACCGTCCTGATTGTAGTTGTTTACATATCCATAGCTTGAAAGCAATTCAAGGTTTCCGTCCTTTATTACCGCTATCTGGGCTGAAGGAAGCCCTGCCTTAACTTCGGCCTTTATAAATTCATCAAGAAATTTTACTGTTTCCTCATTATAACTTTTCTGTTTCTTATTTTCAGTAACTACAGGATAAGGAATCTTTACATTCAGTTTTCCCTCCAGACTGCTGACCTGAAAAATATTCTTATCATTTTTTGTTACTTTTGAAATATCTATTTTTTTCGTTCCTTTTCCCTTCAGGTCATCAGTTTTCAGTCTGATTCCATTTATATAAATATCCGCATTCTTAAATTCATCATATTCCAGAACTATATATCCCTGATTTTTGAAAGCCTTGAATTCAAACATTTCATTTGTAAGTATGGAATCATCAAAATCTTCCTTGCTTACAGGAAAAGTTTTTTCTATCTGATAGGAATACATATTCAGAAATATAAGCATATTAAACAGAATAAGCAATATTTTTTTCATAAGATGCACCTCCTCATTTATAAACTATTTCTGATTAAACATCTGATTGAAAAAATAAGTCTGGCTTTTTATGGAATTATCCCAGTATTCCCATGTATGAGCTCCCGGTCTTTCAGTGTATTCATGTCCTATATTCAGCTCAAGAAGTTTCTTATGCAGTTCCCTGTTAGGTTCTATAAAGAAATCATCTACACCGCAGTCTATTATTATGTGGGACTTTGTTCCTATCAGCTTATGGGCTATATCTTTTATGTTATATTCATTCCAGCTGGAATTAAGAACTTTTTCTATCCCCCAGTTTCCCTTATACTGTTCAGGATTCATTCCACCGCTCATACTTCCAATATTTCCAAACACATCCTGATTTTTAACGCCTATATAGAAAGCTCCAAAACCTCCCATGCTTAAACCTGTTATTGCCCTGTGTTCCTTAGCTTTATAAGTAGAAAAATTTGAATCAATATAATCAACTAATTCCTTTGATACAAAAGTATAATATTTTGAATCCTTCTTTACAGGACTGTCAACATACCAGCTGTCATAATTTCCATCCGGAGAAACATAAATGACATTATACTGGTCTGCCAGTTCCTTTATCGAAGTCTTGTCAGGATAGTTTTTATTACTTCCTGACCAGCCATGTAAAACATAGATTGTATTGTACTTTTTATTTGCAGAATATCCGTCAGGCAGGATTACTGTCACTGGAATATCCTTTTTCATTGATTTACTGTGAACTTTTATATCCTTTTCAGCAAAAGAAAATCCTAAAAATGAACATATAAACAATAAAATTGCTAATATTTTTTTCATTTATATCACTCTCCGTATATGTCTTCTATTCTATCATCGTCCACTCCAAAGAAATAAGTTAAAACAAATCCTCCAACATATGCTCCTAGCATTGCCATTATATAATAAGGCCATGCTCCAAAATCTTTCAATATTAATAATCCAAGTAATCCAGAAGCTCCTTGAGATACAGTTCCTATATGAAACAAGACTGTCAAAATTCCTCCGAATCCTGCTCCTAAACATGCCGTAATAAATGGTTTTCCTAAAGGTAGTGTTACAGCATACATCAGTGGTTCTCCTATTCCCAATATCCCTACAGTAATAGAATCCCTTACCATTGTTTTAAGTTTCTGGCTTTTAGTTTTCACATAAATTGCAATTCCGGCACCTACCTGTCCTCCACCTGCCATCATAAGTATAGGAAGCAGATAGTTAATCCCTTGAGTAGGTCCTGTAGGTTCATTAAGTAAAGTATGTATAGGAGTTAATGCCTGATGAAGTCCTACTGAAACTAAAGGAAGGAATCCAGCCGCCAGAATGTATCCTCCTAATATTCCTAATTTATTATATGCAAAATCAAGAATATTAAATATTCCGGCTGTTATAACAGTTCCTAAAGGCTGAATTATTATCAGAGCTATAAACACACCTATTATTAAAGTTAAAAGCGGAGTAAAAAATGTATCAAGCATTACCGGAACTATCTTTCTTACCTTTTTTTCCAGATATGCCACTATTATACCCATAAATAATGAAGCAAGTAATCCTCCCATTCCAGGTGCAAAAGGTTTACCTGTGAAAGGAAGTATAACCGCGCTTTTATCTTCAACTTTAAGAAGAAGAGGGAGTGCAGGATTTGCAACAAAAATTGATCCCATAATTCCACCTAGTACTGCAGTTCCACCAAATTCCTTTGCAGCATTCATTCCTACGTATATTGCAAGATATCCAAACATAGCAAATCCAATACTTCTTATGGCCGCAAACCACCATACTGTACTGTAAGCACTTTTAGTTGAAACATTTATAGCATTTGTCAATCCCATTACAAGACCTGCCGCTATTATTCCAGGCAGCAGAGGAACAAATATATTTGCTATTTTCTGAAGGAATCTCTGAACAGGACCGTTATGTTTCTGCTTATTGGCTTTTTTATTTTCCTTTGCCACATCTTCTACATTATTGTCTGAAAATCCTAAAGGCATTCCTGTAAGCTTTGAAAATTCATCACCTACTGAATTTACCTTTCCAGGTCCCAAAACAATCTGAAGCGTTTCAGCTTCCACAACATTAAGCACTCCGTCAACCTTTTTCAGTTTTTCCACATCTGCATCTTCTCTGACTTTAACTCTAAGTCTTGTCATGCACACTGCATTTGAAATGATATTCTCTTTTCCACCTAGAATATCATAGATTTCTTTCGCTGTTCTTTTTGCATCCATAATTCTTCTTCTCCTTTTCTATATATTTTATTTTTATATTCATTTATAAGCTGAAAAGGGTGATTAAATCCTGACCAAAATCACAATCCATCACCCTTTATTTCTTATTTTTCTACAAAAGAAAATTTTTGCCAAGGTTTAATATAATCTATTAAAAATATTTCTTCTTCGGATATTCTTCCTACAACATTTGATTTCCCTGTATTTCTCATTTCCTTTTTAGCTATCATCAGTTCACCGGCATAATGACCGAAATCACTGCTTTCTATAATTATGTCACCCTTTCTTATTACTTCAGGTGCATTGAAAAGTTTAAATTCATGACCTTTATACTTTACCCTGCTGTTTGATGAACGTATAAGGTTTTCAGGGGCGTCTCCCCTGCTATAATGAAATTCCTCCAGAACAATTTTTTTCTCTATTTCCGGAATATTTTCTTCAAGACTGGCAGAAAAGCTTACCATGTCCTTACGGACTTTTTTAAACTCTTCAAGTTCTTCGTCAGTTGGATAGCAGTTGGAAATAATAATGTCATCTATCATTTCCAAAGCGACAAAATGCTTAAACTGTACTATCATCGGTAAATCCCTGTGCATTTCCAGTGTCGGCAATCCCTGTGTTACCGGCCATGGTCCAAAAGTATTTTTAGCCTGAGAAGTTATAAAAGCCGCTGTTCTTAATCCATATTTTGCAAAGTTTTCAGTACACTTTTTAAAAAAATCCAGTCCCAGTCCCGTATAAATATGCGGATAAAAATTATGGCATCCTATCAGATTATCCCTGTTAGGACGATAATCCATAATTGTATCAATATAATGAGTAATATTGCTCATATTTATTTCTATTTTCAGATTTTCCTTGTTAAATGTCATTATACTTTCCTGCAGACCTGTAAATCCAATATCCAGTCTGACTCCGTCAGCATTCATTTCCTTGAAAAATGACAAGTTGTCATAACTGATGCCTAAGTCATTAAAAACCCTAGGATTCACATCAAGAATAATTTCAAATCCTTTTTCTTTTGCATGCCGATTTATCCTTCTGAACTTTTCCAGAATAACTTCCCTGCTTTCATTTGCAGACAGCAGACAGCTGAATATACGGCTAAATCCTGCCTCTCCTGCTTTATCGATATAGTCCAGTACTTCCTTTTCAGCTGTTTTTTCAGGATAAATTGAAATTCCTAATTTTCCCATATTACGCTACTTTCCCAGCTTCAGCTTCTGCATGTTCTTCTGCTAGTAACTTTTTCTCATATACATTAAAGAATGGATAATAAATTATAATAGAAATCACAATTAATATAACATTCAAAATCAATGCTCTGAAATCTCCATTTGTCGCTAAAAATGCTCCTATCGGTCCAGGTAACGTCCAAGGTGGCGTTGATGTAACACGATTTACTAGTCCTGCAGCCATTGCAAAATAGGCAATAGTTGCATTAACTACAGGCACTATAATAAATGGAGGTAACAAAGTAGGATTTAGTACAATAGGCGCTCCAAATATAATTGGCTCGTTTATATTAAATATTGATGGTAGAATAGCTGCTTTTCCTAATGTCTTACCATAAGCTGATTTTGATTTAAAAAGCAATAATAAAGCAAAACCTATTGTTGTTCCAGAACCACCAATCCATACAAACCATTGGTATAGAGGCTCAGCTGCGATATGTGGAACAGGTTGTCCATTGGCAAGAGCTGTTGCATTCTGTTCCAGCAACATAAGCCATAAAGGTCTTACCACTGATCCAACTATGGAATCTCCATGAATTCCAAAGGACCAGAAAAATGTAATCATAAAAACAATAAGAATTACTGAGAACCACGAATCACTAAACTTTAAAATTGGTTTTATGACTGAACCAATTATGTCATGCAAATCAATTTTCAACCAATAAGTTAGTATTGTCAATGTAAATATAATTATTGCAGCAGGGGTCAATGCTTCAAAAGAACGTGCAACTGACTCTGGCACTGCTTCAGGCATTCTTATTTTAAATCCTGTTGTTGTTGTAAGACGATAAACCTCAACGGCAAATATTGCAACTATTATTCCAACGAATAACCCTGCTGATCCAAGCTTTGACATCTGCATTACATACCCAAGATCTTCCTGAAGAAGCTGTGAGCCTTTTGTTCCTTCTTCCACAATTATCTGCACTGCCTGTCCATTAATAGTCTGATTTATAACTTCCACTGGATTAATCATTTTTGGCATAATTGTTAACAGGAATGCACAAACTGAAAGTATTGCTCCTGTAATTCCATCAAGTTTATAAGATTTTGCAAGACTATAACCTATTCCCATAACTGCATAAAGTCCCATAATGAACATAGTCATACGATAAGGCAACAACATTTGCACTGCATATTTTTTAGCTAGTACTGATATTCCCCATTCTTTTGGGAATGGCGGAAATGCTAAAATCAAAAAAACTGAACCTACTATAATCAAAGGTAATGTTGATACGATTCCATCACGTATTGCCCTTAAATGTCTTTGTTCAGATATTTTTGCCATTTTCATTGAAAGTTGTTCTAAAACTGCCATAATTTACTTCCTTTCTTATCCTAATTTTATTTTTTATAAACCTATTTTGTCATACTTATTTAAAACTAAAAACTATTATAGAATTTCTAAAATTTTACTGTCCTAGCAATTCCTGAATCTGTTTTAACAGTTTCGGTCCTCCTAATGGACTGTATCCCTGAGGTGCAATCATAACGCAGGGAACTCCGGCTTCCTTTGCATGAACACTTAATGTATCAAATCTGTGTCTTATCTGAGGAGCAACCATGGCTATGTCATATCCTCCCTTTATTTCATCTTCAAACTGCTGAGTACTCACAGCTTTTACCTCGATTTCTATTCCTTTTGAAACAGCTTCCTTTTCCAGCGCCTTTATCGCAACTGCACTGGACATTCCCAATGAGCATACAAATAATACTTTCATTTTTACCTCCTGATTTCTATTTTATTTAACTTTTTCTATCTGAAATTATATCGTTTTTTTCCTGAACATCCAGAAATATGTTATCAGTCCAAATGCTATACCCCAGATTATATACTGCTGCCAGAACTTTTTACAGAATCCCCTTTTGGAATCAATAAAGAATCTTGTCCAGACAAATCCAAAACTTGTAATAAATGTATTTCCTAAAAGTATGGAAAAATTCATATTTACTCCAAAGAACAGTAACAAAACAGGAAATACTATTGTTCCGACTAATGAGCTTGCCAGTATTACCAAAGCTGATTTTATACTGAAGGAATTTACTTTCTCTTCCCTGCCCTCTTTTTCCGTTTCCTTTTTTTCCTCTTTTTTTATTTCTTCAATATGTTGCGGTTTTATTTTTCTTACCATGCATTTCCCCTTCTGTAAATTTCTATATCTATTTTTTTTCCAGTTCATCTATTCTTCTGTACATTCTTATCATTCCTTCAATTAAAGTTTTCGCTTCAATTGCTGTCATAAGATGATCCTGAGAATGAACAAACAGTACGGAAGGTGTTATTGCTTCTCCGCTTACCTCAGCCTGAATTATTTCAGTCTGAACATTGTGTGCTGACAGCAGTGCTTCATCTGCTTCCTTCAGCAACTTTTCAGCTTCTTCAAAATTTCCGTTTTCAGCTTCCCTTAAGGCTTCATAAGCCAGTCCTTTTGCAGTTCCTGCGCTATTTACAATTTCAAATACAACCAGTTCCATTTTTTCCTTATCCATATTTTGCTTTTACCTCTTTCCATTTATCTGCTTTTTTATTATTTTTTGTATTTTTCCCTGTTTTCATAGTAATCTTTAAACTGCGACAAATATTTCTCATGTGCGTCAAGCAGTTCATTTAAAACCTTTCTTCCGACACCTGTTCCAGGAACTAAAGGATTTGTAGCAAATGCCTGCAATGCAGTATAATAATTTCCCGTAACTGCGGCTTCCACCGTCAGTTCTTCCATTGCCTTCATAATCTGTATATAACCTCTCTGTCCGGCATTTGGAAACTTTCCGAATGTTATCGGTTTAGGCCCGTCGGCTGTAATGTATGAAGAAATTTCAACTGCAGAATTATATGGTAAATCTGCAATCGCACCTTTATTTCTTGTATTAACTGCCATTATTATCCCCTTATCATTGTAAATTGCACTGATAAGTTCACAGGCCGCATCTGAATAATAGGCTCCTCCCCTCTGTTCCAGCTGTTTCGGTTTTTCCTTCAGATTTTCATCCTTATATAGCTCAAACAGTTCCTCCTCAACTTTTTTAACAATTTCTCCCCTTGTTCCTTTTTCCCTGTATGACTTCAGTCCTTCCGCAAGCATCTCATCCTGTAAATAATAATATCTGTGATAGTCGCAAGGTAACATTCCCAAGTTTTTTATCTGGTCATAGTCATAGTTTATACTTACAATATTTTTTACCCCGAGATTTTCCTTATCCTGTCTTTTATCCCATAAATCTGCGGTAAGTTCATTTCCTTTTCTATCCCATACCCTGTACCATACAAAATGGTTCAATCCTGCAAACTGGAACTTGAACTCGCTCATATCCTTTTCATAAAGGCTTGCACAGTCCATCTGTGTATGAACAGGAATATTACATAAACCTACAACCTTATCAAAATTTCCGTAATTCAGAACAGCTTCTGTGACTATTCCTGCTGGATTTGTAAAGTTTATGAGCCATGCATCTGGAGCCAGTTCCTTTATATCCTTTACTATATCAAGTATTACAGGGATTGTACGAAATGCCTTGAACATACCTCCTGCACCATTTGTTTCCTGTCCAAGAAGGCCATTTTCAAAGGGAATTCTTTCATCCTTTATTCTTGCATCAAGCTGTCCAACCCGAAACTGTGTCGTTACAAAATCTGCATTTTTAATAGCTTCCCTTCTGTCCAGTGTCAAATAAACTTTACAGTCTATTCCTGCCTTTTCCACCATTCTTTTAGCAAGATTTCCAACTATTTCCAGCTTCTCTCTTCCTTCTTCAATGTCTACAAGCCATATTTCTCTTACAGGAAGTTCCTTTATCCTTTTAATAAAACCTTCTATAAGTTCAGGAGTATAGCTGGATCCGCCCCCAATTGTTACAATTTTAATTCCTTCTTTCTTTCCCATTTTTCTTCCTTTCCCGTCATTATATTATGCCTTTTTCCAATACTTAAATTTATCTTCTGAAAATGTGGCTACAAACTTTTCAAAATTACTTTTAAAGCTGTACTTTATTTATTTTCGTCTTTTTTATCTTATCAGAAACATAGTCATAATTTTTATTATAATATGTAAAATATATTACATCTATCAAGTTCAGCATAGATATTCTCGAATAAATCGCCGCACTTCTTACAAGTGCCTCCCTGGAAGTTACGTAGAGATTATATTTACATTTCTTTACAAGCTTATTATTTCCGTATCCTGTTATTGAAACTGTATTGATTTCCTTATCCTGAAGTATTTCAGCAATATCTATTATTTCCTTTGTCAGTCCCGAATAAGACACCAGTATCGCCAAATGCTTCCTGTCACTGCTTATCGCCTGTACACGCTGCAGATCAGGACCTTCAAAAGTATTTACAACTTTTCCTGCTCTCATGAACTTGTACTGGGCATCAAGACAGACAATGTGCGAAGCTCCTATTCCATAAAAATCTATCACTTCGCTTTCAGTTATTAAATCTGCTACAATATTTATCATTTCAGTTTCCTGCAGGAGTTTTGTCTCCTTTAGCGAACTTATGCTCAGCTTTGTCAGCTTTTCGATGACAGTTTTTGTATCATCCCTTTTATCAATATCTCCAGTATCAAAATTGATTTCTTCCTTTTCCATATTGATAACTTCTTCCAGCATTTTCATTTTAAATTCCTGAAATCCGCTAAATCCTATTTTCTGGCACATTCTTGTAACGCCTGCATTACTTGTGTACGTTTCTGAAGAAATGATATTTGTATCAAGTTCACGTATATTTCTGAAATTTTTTATTATATACTTGGCAATGTATTCTTCATTTTCAGTAAAATCCTTATTTTCCCTAAGTTTTATCAGAATACTCATGTATTAACCTCGCCACGTTATTATCGTATTTTTCAAGCTTTTCTGTTGCAGTTTTCTTGTCAATATTTAACAGTATCATTGCTATTGCGGACTTTACATCATTTGAAGCCTCTTCCAGAACTTTTGCCGTCTTCTCGTAATCACTGTCTGTAGTTTTCATTATGATTCTTTTTGCTCTTTCAACTAATTTCTGATTTGAAGTTTTAACATCTACCATATATCCTGAAAATACTTTTCCTATTTTTATCATAATTGCAGTTGAAATCATATTAAGTATCATTTTCTGTGCTGTCCCGGCCTTCATTCTTGTGGATCCTGTAACAATTTCAGGTCCTACGATAACTTCGACAGGATACTGACTTATTCCTGATAAATCAGAATTTTTAGAACATGTTATGCTTCCTGTAACTGCCCCTATACTGTTAGCATATTCTATAGCCCCCATAACATAAGGAGTTCTTCCTGATGCGGCCAGTCCTATGACTGCATCATTTTTAGTAAGGTTTATATTTATAAGGTCTTCTTTTCCCAGTTCCCTGCTATCTTCGGCATTTTCCTTTGCCCTAAATATTGCCTCATTTCCTCCGGCTATTATTCCCTGCACCTTTTCATGGGAAACACCATATGTCGGAGGACACTCTGAAGCGTCCAGTATTCCAAGCCTTCCTGATGTACCGGCTCCTATATATATTATTCTTGTATCCTTTGTGTAATTTGATAATATGGCATCTATCAGTCTGGAAATACTTTTCAGTTCCTTTTCTACACAGAATGCAACTTTCTTATCTTCCTCGTTTATCCTTCTTATAATTTCAAAACTGTCCTGCAGCTCAATATCTTTGCTGTTTGGATTATTTTCTTCCGTAGAAAGTTTGTTGAGATCAATCATTACTTATCACTCCTCTCTGTATAATTATAACCTGCTTTTCGCTAAAAGGGAATATTAATGAAAACTATTTTCAGAAACTGAAAAATATTTTCCAAATAAAAAACACACTTGATTTGGGATATACATTCCCGTCAGGTGTGTGTTTGTGATGCAATAACTATATTTTCAGCCTGTTTATAATCATTGTATTAAATATTAATTTTCCAGTTACTAATAAATTTTACTGTCAATAAATATCAGAATATTGTAAAATATTATCCACAATATATCTGTAATCAACAATAAATTTATTTCTTTTTTTACTTTTGTCAAATTTATTATTCTTTTTATAATTAGATAAAATTTATATATTCCTAAAAGACTTACTATTAAACATATTAACAGAATCAATAATTTGAAAATACTAAAATCGTTTTCAAATTTCAAAATAAAAACTGATAATGGAAATAATAGAAATTTGTAAAATGTCACGATAATATCAACCACATATACACAAGCTAATATTTTTCTATTTTCTACTTTATAATATAAACAACCTTTCAAAAAAATATTAAAAGATAAATTATTGTAAACAATACATATTCCATAAATTATCACCTCAAACTTTAAGCTATAATCAACTCCATAAGACTGGTATTTTTAAAAAGGTACCAATAACCAAAAATTATTATGTATATTGGAAATATAAAAAACTTAATAGTATTCAAATTAGGATAAATAATACTTGACAACATCAACGAAGCAAGCAATAAAAAAACTGATAAAACTCCTATACAATATAAAATAAAATATTTATTATAATTTAAACTTAAATATACTTCTTCGTTATCTGAAAATTCTAAAAAAATTTTTTTGCTTTTTGAAAAAAATAATGAATATTCCACAGAAAATTTATTACTGAAAACTTCAATAGAAATTTCTGATTCCGGTTTTAAATGATATTCTTCTTCATCAATCCATAAAGTAATGTAATCATATCTCGCCCAAATATTATTTTTTACTATTATTTCCATAATCCACCTCTTTTTACAAAGTTATTTTTCTTTTCTCTAAGTTTTTTTATGATTTCTTTCTCATGATTCCTTATATATTTTTCTACTGCTAATGTAATGTGTCCAAGACCACTTTTAGAATTTAATATAACTCTGACTCCATCATCTACATTTCCAAATATATCATAATATTCACCTGTCACTTCTTCAAGATAATGTATCTTACCACTTTCGTTTTCAGAAAATAAAGGCAATGAAAACACTAAAAAACTACCAGTATTAATTTATATTTTCTCATTTTCTTTTTTTACTCTTTCCTCTATTTTTTTAATTTCTTCCATTTTTTTCCTATGTTCCCTCTCTTTTACCTTTTCTTCACGTTTGTCCATTTTTTCATTTTCTCTTCTACGAACACCATAGCAAAAATCACTTACACTATCTGATAAAGCACAATACAATCCAAAACAAGAATTAGTCAATAATACTATTGACAATAATAATACTATTATCTTTCCTTTAATTAGATATTTCATTTCTCAACCACCTCAAATAAGTATTTATTTTTGGAACTGAAACATTTACTCTTTCAATATGTTCTAAATTCATATTTCCCATATTACTTATACTATTCAGGCCTTATAACTACCATATTCCATACAGATCATTAGCTTCTCTATTATAACCTGTCAAAACTATTATAACTTCTTCCTTATTATAATATTTTTTTATTTTAT
Coding sequences:
- a CDS encoding MupG family TIM beta-alpha barrel fold protein — protein: MKKKFETGFSVYLSTGKEKNEKIIEKAVKSGAKYVFTSLNISEEKVDKQSELEKIIRLCTEHNLNLIVDINSTTKDIANLNSENVYLRIDDGFTVDEILNLSEKNKIVLNASTLIEEELEYMKLKHAKFSNMLSLHNFYPKRFTGISKKYLLEQNLKYKKYGIRTMAFVKGDELRGPIYEGLPTVEEHRNMRFLTSCLDLLSLSTDVILVGDINLSDENWKEFGYFSKGAIPLRNEHDILTDKVFQDRIDSSEHVVRATAGGNIGETRKDFCEYIKEELAGYSIDIEKISSDIPIKKGDILISNSKYLRYEGELEIALKNLGTDEKRSVVSKIIEKDMELLDYISIVKQFEFVSNNNSD
- the pbp4b gene encoding penicillin binding protein PBP4B encodes the protein MKKILLILFNMLIFLNMYSYQIEKTFPVSKEDFDDSILTNEMFEFKAFKNQGYIVLEYDEFKNADIYINGIRLKTDDLKGKGTKKIDISKVTKNDKNIFQVSSLEGKLNVKIPYPVVTENKKQKSYNEETVKFLDEFIKAEVKAGLPSAQIAVIKDGNLELLSSYGYVNNYNQDGTEIKDKVKVTDNTVYDLASNTKMYSVNYAIMKLVSEKKLNLDDYVHKFYPEFKGNGKEKVQVSDLLKHQAGFPPDPQYFNDKYDKDDGIPNGKNDLYAIGKEKVKDAIMKTPLAYEPKTSTKYSDVDYMLLGLIIEKVTSQDLDTYMKENFYNKLNLKRTMFNPLKNGVSKNETAATELNGNTRDNTIDFINARKYTIQGEVHDEKAYYSMQGVSGHAGLFSNAYEVAKLAQVIINEGGYDDIKFFDKTTLDNFIKPKDINASYGLGWRRQGDFIYKWAFSGLASRETVGHTGWTGTLTVIEPSQNLVIVLLTNAKNSRVIDPSKKPNDFYGNHYYTTNYGVISSIIIDAFSNMNSKKDTNLRMNSILEDMIKGKFNLIKTDSNYKNSADIRDTVELINLLNKRTGKLPSEYVQMKEELEKMSSGK
- a CDS encoding alpha/beta hydrolase family protein, yielding MKKILAILLFICSFLGFSFAEKDIKVHSKSMKKDIPVTVILPDGYSANKKYNTIYVLHGWSGSNKNYPDKTSIKELADQYNVIYVSPDGNYDSWYVDSPVKKDSKYYTFVSKELVDYIDSNFSTYKAKEHRAITGLSMGGFGAFYIGVKNQDVFGNIGSMSGGMNPEQYKGNWGIEKVLNSSWNEYNIKDIAHKLIGTKSHIIIDCGVDDFFIEPNRELHKKLLELNIGHEYTERPGAHTWEYWDNSIKSQTYFFNQMFNQK
- a CDS encoding PTS transporter subunit EIIC codes for the protein MDAKRTAKEIYDILGGKENIISNAVCMTRLRVKVREDADVEKLKKVDGVLNVVEAETLQIVLGPGKVNSVGDEFSKLTGMPLGFSDNNVEDVAKENKKANKQKHNGPVQRFLQKIANIFVPLLPGIIAAGLVMGLTNAINVSTKSAYSTVWWFAAIRSIGFAMFGYLAIYVGMNAAKEFGGTAVLGGIMGSIFVANPALPLLLKVEDKSAVILPFTGKPFAPGMGGLLASLFMGIIVAYLEKKVRKIVPVMLDTFFTPLLTLIIGVFIALIIIQPLGTVITAGIFNILDFAYNKLGILGGYILAAGFLPLVSVGLHQALTPIHTLLNEPTGPTQGINYLLPILMMAGGGQVGAGIAIYVKTKSQKLKTMVRDSITVGILGIGEPLMYAVTLPLGKPFITACLGAGFGGILTVLFHIGTVSQGASGLLGLLILKDFGAWPYYIMAMLGAYVGGFVLTYFFGVDDDRIEDIYGE
- a CDS encoding DUF871 domain-containing protein encodes the protein MGKLGISIYPEKTAEKEVLDYIDKAGEAGFSRIFSCLLSANESREVILEKFRRINRHAKEKGFEIILDVNPRVFNDLGISYDNLSFFKEMNADGVRLDIGFTGLQESIMTFNKENLKIEINMSNITHYIDTIMDYRPNRDNLIGCHNFYPHIYTGLGLDFFKKCTENFAKYGLRTAAFITSQAKNTFGPWPVTQGLPTLEMHRDLPMIVQFKHFVALEMIDDIIISNCYPTDEELEEFKKVRKDMVSFSASLEENIPEIEKKIVLEEFHYSRGDAPENLIRSSNSRVKYKGHEFKLFNAPEVIRKGDIIIESSDFGHYAGELMIAKKEMRNTGKSNVVGRISEEEIFLIDYIKPWQKFSFVEK